One Malania oleifera isolate guangnan ecotype guangnan chromosome 10, ASM2987363v1, whole genome shotgun sequence genomic region harbors:
- the LOC131166599 gene encoding beta-galactoside-specific lectin 3-like: MALGVASGNSGSGTTMTMHTTIISMPPLKVGLPVNVQNLLLRALYYIIGLDDLCMQANGDIVRQGSSGERRMLTNDGTILNLKNGLVMDVNKQDPSVHEIIILSPRETLTKCGSHCSS, translated from the exons ATGGCCTTGGGCGTGGCTTCAGGGAATAGTGGCAGTGGCACCACAATGACCATGCACACCACTATCATATCTATGCCACCACTGAAGGTTGGATTGCCAGTAAATGTGCAGAACCTTTTGTTACGcgcattatattatattattgggTTAGATGATCTTTGCATGCAAGCAAACGGAGATATTGTCCG CCAAGGATCGTCTGGTGAACGCAGGATGCTTACGAACGATGGCACCATTCTGAACTTGAAGAATGGATTGGTGATGGACGTGAACAAACAAGATCCAAGTGTTCATGAAATAATTATCTTGAGCCCACGGGAAACCCTAACCAAATGTGGTTCTCATTGCTCTAGCTAA